The Streptomyces griseiscabiei genomic sequence GCGGCGGGTGTGCGCGTGGAGGCGTTCTCATGAGGGCGCTGCCGGTCGGCGACCGCGCCCTGCTGATCGAGGTGGGCACGGGCGAGGAGGCCGAGGCCCTGCACGCCGAGCTGCTGCGCCGCCGTGCGACGGGCGAGCTGGCGGCGGCCGAGATCGTCCCCGCCGCCCGTACGGTCCTGCTGGACGGCCTGGACGCCCCGTCCCGTCTCGCCGAGCGCCTCGCCCACTGGGACATCCCGCCCGTCCCCCCGCGCGCGGAGGACGTCGTCGAGATCGCCGTACGGTACGACGGCCCCGATCTGCCGGACGTCGCCGCCCACTGGGGTGTCGAGGAGGCGGAGGTGGCCCGGATCCACGCGGCGGCCGAGTACCGCGTGGCCTTCTGCGGCTTCGCCCCCGGCTTCGGCTACCTCACCGGACTGCCCCGCGAGGTCCCGCGCCGGGCGACCCCGCGCACGGCCGTCCCGGCGGGTTCGGTCGCCCTGGCCGGCCCGTACACCGGGGTGTACCCGCGCTCCTCCCCGGGCGGCTGGCAGCTGATCGGTACGACCGACGCCGTGCTGTGGGACCACGCGCGCGTGCCGGCCGCTCTGCTGGCGCCGGGCACCCGGGTCCGCTTCAAGCCCCTGGAGACCCTGTGACGGACCGTGCCCTCGTGGTGGTGCGCGCCGGAGCCCTGACCACCGTCCAGGACCGGGGCCGCCCCGGTCATGCCCATCTGGGCGTACCGCGCTCGGGAGCGCTGGACCTGCCGGCGGCGGATCTGACCAATCGTCTGGTGGGCAACCCGCCGCGGGCGGCCCTCCTGGAGACCACCCTCAACGGCTGCTCGGTCCGGCCCCGTTCGACGGTCACCGTGGCGGTCGGGGGCGCCCCCTGCCCGGTCACCGTGGACGGCCGCCCGGCGGCCTGGGGGGCACCGGTGAGGGTGCCCGGCGGGGCGCTCCTGGACGTGGGCGCGGCCCGCTCCGGCGTGCGCGGCTATGTGGCCTTCTCCGGCGGGGTGACCGTGGAACCGGTGCTCGGCAGCCGCTCCACCGACCTGCTGTCGGGGCTCGGCCCCCCACCCCTCACGGACGGCACGGTGCTCCCGCTCGGCCGCCCGGCCGGGCTCCCCGCGCGCGTGGACGTCGTCCCGCACCCGGCACCGCCCTCGGAGCTGGTGCTGCGGCTCACCCTGGGCCCCCGGGACGACTGGTTCACGGACGCGGCGCTGGACACCCTCACCAGGCGCCCCTACGCCGTCTCCTCGGCGAGCAACCGCATCGGGCTGCGTACGGAGGGGCCCGCCCTGGAGCGTTCCCGGGCGGGCGAACTCCCGAGCGAGGGCATGGTGCTGGGTGCCGTCCAGGTGCCGCCGGACGGCCGCCCGGTCGTCTTCCTCGCCGACCACCCCACCACCGGCGGCTATCCGGTGATCGCGGTGGTCCACCCCGCGGACCTGCCCGGCGCCGCGCAGGCCGCCCCGGGCACACCGGTGCGGTTCGTCGTCGTACGACACCGCCGCTGACCGGAGCCGTTCCGCCGCCGTCTCACACCACCTCCGGCCGCTGCTCGGGGACGGACAGCGCCGCCAGGGCCGCCGCCACCGCGTGGGAGGCGGACAGGTCGAGCCGGGCGCTGGTGCCGCGCGCCTTGTGGCGCACCTCGGCGGCGGCGAGGGTGAGGAGCTGCGGGAGCAGGTCGGTGCAGCGCCGGGCCACCCAGCCCGTCCCGGCGGTGGCCAGCCACCAGACGCCGGCACCGCGCGTGGGCGCCGCGCGTCCGGGCTCGGCGGACGGCGCGGGGCCCGTGGCGATCCCGGCCTCCGTGAGCAGGGCGTGGAAGCGGAGGGCGAGCTGCCGGTGCCCCCGCTCGCCGGGGTGCAGCCGGTCCGCGCTCCACATCGCGCGGTCCGTCAGCCAGGCGCCCTCCGAGGCGTGCAGATGCACGGCCCCATGGCGCTCGGACAGGGCGTGCACCACGGTGTTGACGGCCCGTTGCCGCCGGGCGAGGGGCCGGGCGAGCGCCCCGGGCAGGCCGAGCATCGCCCCGGGGTCGGGCAGACAGGCGGTCAGCAGGACCGTGCCGTGTTCCCGGAAGGCCCCGTAGATCTCGTCGAGGCGGGCGGCGACGGCGTGGATGTCGAAGGTGCAGCGCAGGGTGTCGTTGACGCCGATGACGACGGAGGCGATGTCCGGCCGGAGCGCGAGCGCGGCGGACAGCTGCCGGTCCAGCACGTCACGCGTCTGGGAGCCGCTGACGGCCAGGTTGGTGAACTCGACATCCGGCCCCACGTCCCACCGCGCGCCCCGCCCCGCGTCCGGCACCGCACCCGCCCCGAGCCCGTCGGCGAGCAGCGCGGCCCAACCTCGCCATCCGCCGCCGTCGACCCGGTCGCCCACGCCCTCGGTGAGGGAGTCGCCGAGGGCCACGAACCGCAGGGCTCTCATCCCACGCCCTCCCTCACCGTGTGCCCGACGGTCGCGTCGTGCGCGGCGAGGAAGGCGTCCACCGCGGTCTGCCAGCCGAAGCACTCGGCACGCGCGCGTGCCGCCTCCCGGCGGTCGTCCCCGGGCAGGTCCAGCAGCAGTTCGACGGCGTCCGCGAAGGCCTCCCCGCTGTCCGCCGCCGTCGCGCCGGCCGACCCGATGACCTCGGGCAGCGCGGACGAGGAGCTGGCCACCACGGGCGTACCGCAGGCCATCGCCTCCAGAGCCGCCAGCCCGAACGTCTCAGCGGGTCCGGGGGCCAGCGCCACATCGGCGGAGGCCTGGAGGGCACCCAGCATGGCGCGGTCGCCGACATGTCCGAGGAAGGTGACCGGCAGCCCCTTGGCCCGCTGTTCGAGCCTGCCGCGCAGCGGTCCGTCCCCGGCGACGACCAGCACGGCCCGCCGCCCGCGCCGTACCAGCGCCTCCAGCGCGTCGACGGCCGTGCCGGGCCGTTTCTCCACCGACAGCCGGGAGCACATCACCAGCAGCACTTCGTCCTCGCGCGCGTACCACTCGCGCAGCGCCTTGTCCCGCAGCTCGGGGTGGCGTCCCACGAGGTCGACGCCCAGCGGTGCCCGGACGACGTTCCGGGCACCGATCCGCACGAACTCCCGTTCGGCGAACTCGGTGGTGCACACCACCTTCGCGTAGGTGTGGGCCGTACGGACGTTGAGGGCGTCGGACGTCCTGCGGGCCATGGACTCGGAGAGGCCCCAGGTCCGCAGCACGCCGTCGGCGGTCTCGTGCGAGACCATCACCGCGCGCACCCGGGCCCGCCGGGCCCACTTCCCCGTCCAGCGCAGTGTGGTCCGGTCGGAGACCTCCAGCCGGTCGGGCGCCAGCGACTCCAGCAGGCCGGCCACCCGCCGCCTGTCCACCAGGACCCGGTAGCCACCGGTCCCGGGCAGCAGCGGTCCGGGCAGGGTGACGACCCGCCCCTGTTCGGTCGCGCTGTCGGTGTACCGCTCGCCGGGGACGACGAGCACGGCCTCGTGCCCGGCCGCCTCGAACCCCTTGCCCAGTTCCCGCAGCGCGGTCCGCAGACCGCCCGAGGAGGGGGCGACGAAGTTGGCGAGCCGTACGATCCGCAACCTCGGTGTCGCGGTCGCGGTCATGCGGCCACCACCGTCCGCGTGGTCAGCACATCGGCGTAGTGCCCGATGAGCTGATCGCCGACGGCGGCCCAGGTGCGGCCCTCGACCATGGCCCGTCCGGCGGCCCCGTAGGCGGCCCGCAGCGCCGGATCGGCGGCCAGCGCCCCCACGGCGTCGCGTACGGCGCTCGCGTCGCGCGGCGGGACCAGGAGCCCG encodes the following:
- a CDS encoding 5-oxoprolinase subunit B family protein; the encoded protein is MRALPVGDRALLIEVGTGEEAEALHAELLRRRATGELAAAEIVPAARTVLLDGLDAPSRLAERLAHWDIPPVPPRAEDVVEIAVRYDGPDLPDVAAHWGVEEAEVARIHAAAEYRVAFCGFAPGFGYLTGLPREVPRRATPRTAVPAGSVALAGPYTGVYPRSSPGGWQLIGTTDAVLWDHARVPAALLAPGTRVRFKPLETL
- a CDS encoding 5-oxoprolinase subunit C family protein, producing MTDRALVVVRAGALTTVQDRGRPGHAHLGVPRSGALDLPAADLTNRLVGNPPRAALLETTLNGCSVRPRSTVTVAVGGAPCPVTVDGRPAAWGAPVRVPGGALLDVGAARSGVRGYVAFSGGVTVEPVLGSRSTDLLSGLGPPPLTDGTVLPLGRPAGLPARVDVVPHPAPPSELVLRLTLGPRDDWFTDAALDTLTRRPYAVSSASNRIGLRTEGPALERSRAGELPSEGMVLGAVQVPPDGRPVVFLADHPTTGGYPVIAVVHPADLPGAAQAAPGTPVRFVVVRHRR
- a CDS encoding SGNH/GDSL hydrolase family protein, with the translated sequence MRALRFVALGDSLTEGVGDRVDGGGWRGWAALLADGLGAGAVPDAGRGARWDVGPDVEFTNLAVSGSQTRDVLDRQLSAALALRPDIASVVIGVNDTLRCTFDIHAVAARLDEIYGAFREHGTVLLTACLPDPGAMLGLPGALARPLARRQRAVNTVVHALSERHGAVHLHASEGAWLTDRAMWSADRLHPGERGHRQLALRFHALLTEAGIATGPAPSAEPGRAAPTRGAGVWWLATAGTGWVARRCTDLLPQLLTLAAAEVRHKARGTSARLDLSASHAVAAALAALSVPEQRPEVV
- a CDS encoding glycosyltransferase, with product MTATATPRLRIVRLANFVAPSSGGLRTALRELGKGFEAAGHEAVLVVPGERYTDSATEQGRVVTLPGPLLPGTGGYRVLVDRRRVAGLLESLAPDRLEVSDRTTLRWTGKWARRARVRAVMVSHETADGVLRTWGLSESMARRTSDALNVRTAHTYAKVVCTTEFAEREFVRIGARNVVRAPLGVDLVGRHPELRDKALREWYAREDEVLLVMCSRLSVEKRPGTAVDALEALVRRGRRAVLVVAGDGPLRGRLEQRAKGLPVTFLGHVGDRAMLGALQASADVALAPGPAETFGLAALEAMACGTPVVASSSSALPEVIGSAGATAADSGEAFADAVELLLDLPGDDRREAARARAECFGWQTAVDAFLAAHDATVGHTVREGVG